One region of Hymenobacter sediminicola genomic DNA includes:
- a CDS encoding serine hydrolase, which produces MRLLCFLLQRRLLGALLFLLLGLGKPGAAQPGRNPLKQLLHADTARFGRILANPAAYRVQILYTRVNRDVQGRPHFRTFRYGVSGNQYFYPASTVKLPAAALALQKVRRIRQQVPGLTAAASLRIDSAFAGQTRVDRDTSAANGRASVGHYIRKVLLVSDNDAYNRLYEFVGQQELNAQLRRLNLRQTRLIHRLSVGDQEPGSRHTNPLALYADTSLTRPLYMQPAAYNNQPLPKLAARDFRIGKAYMQGEKRVETPMDFGTKNNFPLPEQQQVLRTLLFPESVPAKQRFQLEEIDYQFLYRYLSMLPHESWQPRYDAAHFPDSYAKFLLGGGGLAPLPPGVRVFNKIGQAYGFLIDNAYVTDATQGVEFLLSAVIYVNADGVLNDDQYDYATIGFPFLRDLGLAVLRYEQQRARRHPANLRRFQLNYQPGGEDAP; this is translated from the coding sequence ATGAGGCTTCTCTGTTTTCTGTTGCAGCGGCGGTTGTTGGGGGCATTGCTATTCCTGCTGCTCGGTTTAGGCAAGCCAGGTGCAGCGCAGCCGGGCCGCAACCCACTCAAGCAGCTACTCCATGCCGATACTGCCCGTTTCGGACGCATTCTGGCTAACCCGGCCGCATACCGCGTGCAGATTCTCTATACCCGCGTCAACCGGGATGTGCAGGGCCGGCCGCATTTTCGCACGTTCCGGTATGGCGTTTCGGGAAATCAGTATTTCTATCCGGCCAGCACCGTGAAGCTGCCGGCGGCCGCGCTGGCCCTGCAGAAGGTGCGCCGCATCCGCCAGCAAGTGCCCGGCCTCACGGCCGCCGCATCCCTGCGCATCGACTCGGCTTTTGCCGGACAGACGCGGGTGGACCGGGATACATCGGCCGCCAATGGCCGGGCCAGCGTGGGGCACTACATACGCAAGGTATTGCTGGTGAGTGACAATGATGCTTATAATCGGCTCTACGAATTTGTGGGCCAGCAGGAGCTGAACGCACAACTACGCCGCCTGAACTTGCGCCAAACGCGCCTCATTCACCGCCTGTCGGTCGGGGACCAGGAGCCCGGCTCGCGCCACACCAATCCGCTGGCGCTGTATGCGGATACGTCGCTGACGCGCCCGCTCTACATGCAGCCGGCGGCCTACAACAACCAGCCTCTGCCAAAACTGGCCGCCCGGGACTTTCGCATCGGCAAAGCGTATATGCAAGGCGAGAAGCGTGTGGAAACGCCAATGGATTTCGGTACCAAGAACAACTTTCCCTTGCCCGAGCAGCAGCAGGTGCTGCGGACTTTGCTGTTCCCGGAGTCGGTGCCCGCAAAGCAACGGTTTCAGCTGGAAGAAATAGATTATCAGTTTCTATACCGCTACCTCTCCATGCTGCCGCACGAAAGTTGGCAGCCGCGCTACGATGCCGCCCACTTCCCCGATTCGTATGCTAAGTTTCTGCTGGGTGGGGGAGGGCTGGCGCCGCTGCCGCCGGGTGTGCGGGTGTTTAATAAGATTGGGCAGGCCTACGGCTTCCTGATTGACAATGCCTACGTGACCGATGCTACGCAGGGCGTGGAATTCCTACTCAGTGCCGTTATCTACGTCAACGCCGATGGCGTGCTCAACGACGACCAGTACGACTACGCTACCATCGGATTCCCGTTTCTGCGCGACCTGGGCCTGGCCGTGCTTCGCTACGAGCAGCAGCGCGCCCGCCGCCACCCCGCCAACCTGCGCCGCTTTCAGCTAAACTATCAGCCGGGAGGCGAGGACGCACCATGA
- a CDS encoding M15 family metallopeptidase yields the protein MSTQYALPEVVREVEEYRQQVQHNPAHELLNLAVFLPEVQLNIRYATADNLLREPLYTEAAAYLRRPAAEALREVQAALAAHDAGLLVFDAYRPYSVTVRFWEQIQDETYAAPPWRGSRHNRGCSVDVALVNLHTGLPLPMPTAFDALTPAAHSAYEPVPPEVRHNRKLLLQTMAQFGFVNYPGEWWHFDFAAWADFTLLDLPFEQL from the coding sequence ATGAGCACCCAGTATGCACTGCCGGAAGTAGTCCGGGAAGTGGAAGAGTACCGCCAGCAGGTGCAGCACAATCCGGCACATGAGCTACTGAACCTGGCGGTTTTTTTGCCGGAGGTGCAGCTCAATATTCGGTACGCTACCGCCGATAATCTGCTGCGCGAGCCACTGTATACCGAGGCTGCGGCCTATTTGCGAAGGCCGGCAGCCGAGGCGCTGCGCGAGGTGCAAGCGGCGCTGGCTGCGCATGATGCGGGCCTGCTGGTGTTTGATGCGTATCGGCCCTATAGCGTCACGGTGCGGTTTTGGGAGCAGATTCAGGATGAAACGTATGCCGCACCGCCATGGCGCGGCTCCCGCCACAACCGCGGCTGCTCCGTGGATGTGGCGTTGGTAAACTTGCACACCGGCCTGCCGCTACCTATGCCCACCGCCTTCGATGCGCTGACGCCGGCCGCCCACTCGGCCTACGAACCCGTGCCTCCGGAAGTGCGCCACAACCGAAAGTTACTGCTGCAGACGATGGCGCAGTTTGGCTTCGTGAACTACCCCGGTGAGTGGTGGCACTTCGATTTTGCAGCCTGGGCCGACTTTACGTTGCTCGACCTGCCATTTGAGCAACTGTAG
- a CDS encoding glycoside hydrolase family 10 protein, translating into MSRLFAAGRLFLFLLLITGLLAVSCRPATADVPPKRELRGVWIATVENIDWPSARNLTPEQQRREYIRLLDAQQRNGINAVFVQVRPASDAFYQSSLEPWSKWLTGTQGKAPSPAYDPLPFLIEEAHNRGMEFHAWFNPYRASMDSVTRRLAPNHPFRQHPEWFLRYSGKLLYNPGLPAVRQYISRVILDVVRRYDIDGVHFDDYFYPYPEAGKVIHDEAAFAQYNPDGLALPDWRRQNVNVLIRDLHDSIQSAKRWVKFGISPFGVWRNQATDPNGSATKAFQGYDGLYADALEWVRQGWVDYILPQLYWSSNFRVAQYPVLVEWWARNANGRHLYIGHGAYRMSESTKADTTWRNPRELPRQVRLNRTFPTEVGGSVFFSAKSLLTNAMHTTDSLRQNLFRYPALVPTMPWLDAVPPRPAQNLTLTAALPTNTLTWQPAPAATDGDLAAYYVLYRFEQQETPSPNDPRRILAVVRPRAGTGLVFTDTTARRGQAYAYYLTAVDRLHNESRPVSVRTTGRAGEIILSQAPTEAPVAAPATSPTTTVPAAVPGPRPAASQPAASRPTTTTTTKIKTKTKSKKRGFFGRLFGG; encoded by the coding sequence ATGTCCCGATTGTTTGCCGCTGGCCGCCTCTTCCTGTTCTTGTTGCTCATTACCGGCCTGCTGGCCGTTTCCTGCCGTCCTGCCACCGCCGATGTGCCCCCAAAGCGGGAACTGCGCGGCGTCTGGATTGCCACGGTAGAAAATATCGACTGGCCCAGTGCCCGCAACCTCACGCCAGAGCAGCAGCGCCGCGAGTATATCCGCCTGCTTGATGCCCAGCAGCGCAACGGCATCAATGCCGTGTTTGTGCAGGTGCGCCCTGCTTCCGATGCCTTCTACCAGAGCAGTCTGGAGCCTTGGAGCAAGTGGCTGACCGGCACCCAAGGCAAAGCCCCCAGCCCCGCCTACGACCCGCTGCCTTTCCTTATCGAAGAAGCCCACAACCGGGGCATGGAATTCCATGCGTGGTTCAACCCGTACCGCGCCAGCATGGATTCCGTGACGCGGCGGCTGGCGCCCAACCACCCGTTTCGGCAGCACCCCGAGTGGTTTCTGCGCTACTCAGGCAAGCTGCTCTACAATCCGGGCCTGCCAGCGGTGCGCCAGTATATCAGCCGCGTAATTCTGGACGTGGTGCGCCGATACGATATAGATGGTGTGCATTTTGACGACTATTTTTACCCGTATCCGGAAGCTGGTAAGGTAATCCACGACGAAGCGGCCTTCGCGCAGTACAATCCCGATGGCCTGGCTCTGCCTGACTGGCGCCGCCAGAACGTGAACGTGCTCATCCGTGACCTGCACGACTCAATTCAGAGCGCTAAGCGGTGGGTGAAGTTCGGTATTTCGCCTTTCGGGGTGTGGCGCAACCAGGCCACCGACCCCAACGGTTCAGCTACTAAAGCCTTTCAGGGCTACGACGGGCTGTATGCCGATGCGCTGGAATGGGTGCGCCAAGGCTGGGTCGACTATATCCTGCCGCAGCTGTACTGGAGCTCCAACTTCCGGGTAGCGCAGTATCCGGTGCTGGTAGAGTGGTGGGCGCGCAATGCCAACGGCCGCCACCTCTACATCGGGCACGGGGCCTACCGCATGTCGGAAAGCACTAAGGCCGATACCACGTGGCGCAACCCGCGTGAGCTGCCCCGGCAGGTACGCCTGAACCGGACCTTCCCCACAGAAGTAGGCGGCAGCGTATTCTTCAGCGCTAAGTCGCTGCTCACGAATGCTATGCACACCACCGATTCGCTTCGGCAGAACCTGTTCCGGTATCCGGCCCTAGTGCCTACCATGCCCTGGCTCGACGCTGTGCCGCCCCGCCCGGCCCAGAATCTGACACTTACGGCAGCGCTGCCCACTAACACGCTTACCTGGCAGCCTGCCCCCGCTGCCACCGACGGCGACCTGGCCGCTTACTACGTGCTGTACCGGTTCGAGCAGCAGGAAACTCCGTCGCCGAACGACCCGCGCCGTATTCTGGCTGTGGTGCGGCCTCGCGCCGGTACCGGCCTCGTTTTCACGGATACCACTGCCCGGCGGGGCCAGGCCTACGCCTACTACCTGACGGCCGTTGACAGGCTGCACAACGAAAGCCGCCCCGTGAGTGTGCGCACTACGGGCCGGGCCGGCGAAATCATACTGTCGCAGGCTCCTACTGAAGCGCCGGTTGCAGCACCAGCCACATCCCCAACTACTACTGTGCCAGCGGCAGTGCCCGGGCCGCGTCCTGCGGCTTCACAACCGGCAGCCTCCCGCCCGACAACGACGACAACGACCAAAATCAAAACGAAGACCAAGTCGAAAAAACGCGGCTTTTTCGGTCGTCTGTTTGGCGGTTGA
- a CDS encoding Fur family transcriptional regulator — translation MPLTTRINETLARHGLRATPIRRQVLQVLLSKSYALSSNDIEQELGAEGIDRITLYRTLRTFEQQGVIHRVIDATDIIRYASCAVGCTEHAHYDNHVHFKCNACQHTYCLNQVSIPPVVLPGQFQAERSDYLMSGVCNKCRTASA, via the coding sequence ATGCCACTTACCACCCGCATCAACGAAACCCTGGCCCGGCACGGCTTGCGCGCTACGCCCATCCGGCGGCAGGTGCTGCAGGTATTGCTGAGCAAGTCCTACGCGCTGTCCAGCAACGATATTGAGCAGGAACTGGGCGCCGAGGGCATCGACCGGATTACGCTCTACCGTACATTGCGCACCTTCGAGCAGCAGGGTGTTATTCACCGTGTCATTGATGCGACGGATATTATCCGCTACGCCTCCTGCGCAGTAGGATGCACCGAACATGCGCACTACGACAATCATGTGCATTTCAAATGCAACGCCTGCCAGCACACCTACTGCCTCAACCAGGTTTCTATTCCGCCGGTAGTGTTGCCAGGCCAGTTTCAGGCTGAGCGCAGTGACTACCTGATGTCTGGAGTCTGCAACAAGTGCCGGACGGCGTCGGCGTAG
- a CDS encoding SusD/RagB family nutrient-binding outer membrane lipoprotein translates to MKKYLLFLGLLIGGGALTSCESFLDVNDNPNNPSEATPNFLLPSIISNGIQTQMFTALRTPYITQNVVSRTVNSGGNDQYRFTNAQSTNTFNYSYFQSGGNIPPMIKAAQAEGSVYYVGAGKIMQAMILAHLTDMMGDVPYSEAYQGGSNYKPKYDSQEQLYATINQLLDEGIVEMSKDPSQNTRPLYSTTPSESGDILYKGDPGKWVRLANSLKARQLQHLTKKASYDPNAVLALVDKGFRNSADDAQLQYQTAVSPLANTTNIFGTTRANFAPATFSSFFIRYINGTTFPGVTDPRFGIMAPTTSTGAAPGAGTPTGTNLTPGSTITDFYASWYARDLGYYEVITYHELKFIEAEAAFKAGNKSRALTAYKEGIRAHMAKIGVGGSFSAPTVTFPAITAAQINTYLNSAAVAQTEAQLASPNNPNLPRAIMEQKYIAMFLNPESWSDMRRYDFSSDVYVNFQYPTGNSVNAALAGNADPTMRFPRRMLPGATETLYNPDEVARMFAEAGATTNDDYIGKPLWWDRP, encoded by the coding sequence ATGAAAAAATACCTTCTGTTTTTAGGGCTTCTCATCGGGGGAGGTGCTCTTACTTCATGCGAGAGTTTTCTCGACGTGAACGACAACCCGAACAACCCTTCTGAAGCAACACCGAACTTCCTGCTGCCCAGCATCATCAGCAACGGCATCCAGACCCAGATGTTCACGGCTCTGCGCACGCCTTACATCACGCAAAACGTGGTGAGCCGCACCGTAAACAGCGGCGGCAACGACCAGTACCGCTTCACCAACGCCCAGAGCACCAACACCTTCAACTATTCCTACTTCCAGTCGGGCGGCAACATTCCGCCCATGATTAAGGCGGCGCAGGCAGAAGGCTCGGTGTACTACGTGGGCGCTGGCAAAATCATGCAGGCCATGATTCTGGCTCACCTCACCGACATGATGGGTGACGTTCCGTATTCGGAAGCCTACCAGGGCGGTTCCAACTACAAGCCCAAATACGACTCGCAGGAGCAGCTCTATGCCACCATCAACCAGTTGCTGGATGAGGGCATCGTGGAGATGAGCAAGGACCCGAGCCAGAACACGCGGCCTCTCTACAGCACCACGCCTAGTGAGAGTGGCGACATTCTGTACAAAGGCGACCCTGGCAAGTGGGTTCGATTGGCTAACTCGTTGAAAGCCCGCCAGCTGCAGCACCTCACCAAGAAAGCCAGCTACGACCCCAACGCCGTGCTGGCCCTGGTCGACAAAGGTTTCCGCAACAGCGCCGATGACGCTCAGCTGCAGTATCAGACGGCCGTTTCTCCGCTAGCCAACACGACCAACATTTTCGGGACGACCCGCGCCAACTTTGCTCCGGCTACGTTCTCCTCGTTCTTCATCCGGTACATCAACGGCACTACGTTTCCGGGCGTTACGGATCCGCGCTTCGGCATTATGGCTCCTACCACCAGCACGGGTGCCGCACCCGGCGCCGGCACGCCCACTGGTACCAACCTGACGCCTGGCTCCACCATCACCGACTTTTATGCCAGCTGGTACGCCCGCGACCTGGGCTATTACGAGGTAATTACCTACCACGAGCTCAAGTTCATTGAGGCTGAAGCTGCGTTCAAAGCTGGTAACAAGAGCCGCGCCCTTACGGCGTATAAGGAAGGTATCCGGGCGCACATGGCCAAAATCGGGGTGGGAGGCAGCTTCTCGGCGCCTACCGTTACGTTCCCGGCTATCACGGCAGCTCAGATTAACACCTACCTCAACAGCGCGGCCGTGGCCCAGACCGAGGCGCAGCTGGCTTCGCCCAACAACCCGAATCTGCCGCGCGCCATCATGGAGCAGAAGTACATTGCCATGTTCCTGAACCCGGAGTCGTGGTCGGATATGCGCCGCTACGATTTCAGCTCCGACGTGTACGTGAACTTCCAGTACCCAACGGGTAACAGCGTGAATGCGGCCCTGGCCGGCAATGCCGACCCCACTATGCGCTTCCCGCGCCGGATGCTGCCGGGCGCTACCGAAACCCTCTACAACCCCGATGAGGTAGCCCGCATGTTTGCCGAAGCCGGTGCCACCACCAACGACGACTACATCGGAAAGCCGCTGTGGTGGGACCGTCCTTAA
- a CDS encoding SusC/RagA family TonB-linked outer membrane protein, which translates to MNRLYLLAPALSMAAALPGHAQQNLRTITGTVTAADRTPLPGVTVLVKGTTTGASTGADGRYTLQAAPGSTLTFSFIGYTTQERAIGEDTSIDISLKENTTALQDVVITGYNIPQEKRDLVTAVQEVKAKDIIDSRQTNIVNALQGKVAGVNITSSGGAPGEGASIVIRGGTSLDGDNQPLFIIDGMIMDNSSFQESTAPGGGSQFNGILGRSVGSPNRAGDLNPEDIASMTVLKGPAAAALYGLRAANGAVVITTKKGTAGRTTLNYRTQFSVDEVNRLPKLQDQYGQGSNGVFDATTRNSWGARFADGQEVYDNLGNFFQKGYTYQNFLNMSGGTEKATFFVSASRLDQTGVTPENKYDKTTVRLSGNAQLSPKLNVTGSAQYLNSGGRRTLQGPGLLTTAGSSSGGFLLSLLNWPRNDDARNYLNADGTRRRLLAPNNGIDADADNPYWTARFNPQTDRTNRFIGNTQISFQPFPFLTLSHNIGTDVASSHTISVRAVGTSQASNQNGGIAETVGLNRLITATTLASFNHTINENFRGSLILGNTLEQSRDEAVDYTGLVFQNPTFISINNTVNRNALQRVSVRRLVGNFARLSMSLYDQVTVELQGRYDMSSTLPRPDENKVFGKGFGYGSAAVGYEFTRTLGMDQSNILNYGKIRASVAEVGRDTGPYRVLSPLTTNTYIGGGFRNDFFGSNPILKPERTRSYEAGINLQFLKNRLGLDFNYYFSRTKDQLIAPRVSQATGFILQYINGGVVTNEGQEVTLNGTPIKNAGGFTWDILANFYHNTNRTESLPSPLTVVFQSDAFITNVHQGGAFVGRPITGIGAYDFQRVTDPNSPDYGKMLINSTTGYPIPGTTFIYAGNRAPRFTTQLTNTLTYKAVSLSFLLDFRVGGQVINGNDLYSTSTGTGVRTADRYKQVVFDGVVANSDGTYTQNTRPAELTQGYYQNILGAVGTPFIEDASWSRLRYVTLSYNLPTSLLDRTHFLKGVELNVTGRNLVLLTNYSGADPETAAAGAGVRGGGSNGFDYGNVPATRGVDMGLRVTF; encoded by the coding sequence ATGAACAGACTCTACTTGTTAGCGCCGGCGCTGAGCATGGCCGCGGCCCTGCCGGGCCACGCCCAGCAGAACCTGCGCACCATCACGGGCACCGTGACGGCCGCCGACCGTACGCCGCTGCCCGGCGTAACGGTGCTCGTGAAGGGCACTACCACCGGCGCCAGCACCGGCGCCGACGGCCGCTACACGCTGCAGGCAGCACCCGGCAGCACGCTCACGTTCAGCTTCATTGGCTACACCACGCAGGAACGCGCCATCGGCGAGGACACCAGCATTGATATCAGCCTGAAGGAGAATACCACGGCACTGCAGGACGTGGTAATTACGGGATACAACATTCCGCAGGAAAAGCGGGACCTGGTGACGGCCGTGCAGGAAGTGAAGGCCAAAGACATCATCGACTCGCGCCAGACCAATATTGTGAATGCCTTGCAGGGCAAAGTAGCCGGCGTAAACATCACCTCGTCGGGCGGGGCACCGGGAGAAGGTGCTTCCATCGTCATCCGGGGCGGTACTTCGCTCGATGGCGACAACCAGCCGTTGTTCATCATCGACGGGATGATCATGGACAACTCGTCGTTTCAGGAAAGCACAGCTCCTGGTGGCGGCTCGCAGTTCAACGGTATTCTGGGCCGCTCGGTGGGCTCGCCCAACCGCGCTGGCGACCTGAACCCCGAGGACATTGCCAGCATGACGGTGCTGAAAGGCCCGGCTGCAGCGGCTCTGTATGGACTGCGCGCTGCCAACGGTGCCGTGGTCATTACCACAAAAAAAGGCACTGCCGGCCGCACCACGCTCAACTACCGCACACAGTTTTCGGTGGATGAGGTGAATCGCCTGCCCAAGCTACAGGACCAGTACGGCCAAGGCTCGAATGGCGTGTTTGACGCTACCACGCGCAACTCGTGGGGTGCCCGCTTCGCCGATGGGCAAGAAGTGTATGACAACCTGGGCAATTTCTTCCAGAAAGGCTACACTTACCAGAACTTCCTGAACATGTCGGGCGGTACGGAAAAGGCCACCTTCTTCGTGTCGGCTTCGCGGCTGGACCAGACCGGCGTAACGCCCGAAAACAAGTACGACAAAACCACGGTGCGCCTTTCGGGCAACGCCCAGCTCTCCCCGAAGCTGAACGTAACTGGTTCGGCGCAGTACCTCAACTCGGGCGGGCGCCGCACGCTGCAGGGCCCCGGCCTGCTCACCACAGCCGGTAGCTCGTCGGGAGGATTTTTGCTGAGCCTGTTGAACTGGCCTCGTAACGACGATGCCCGCAACTACCTGAATGCGGATGGCACGCGCCGCCGCCTGCTGGCCCCGAACAACGGCATCGACGCCGACGCCGATAACCCGTACTGGACTGCCCGTTTCAACCCGCAGACGGACCGCACCAACCGCTTCATCGGCAACACGCAGATCAGCTTCCAGCCGTTCCCGTTCCTGACACTGAGCCACAACATTGGTACCGACGTTGCCAGCTCGCATACCATTTCGGTGCGGGCCGTGGGCACCTCGCAGGCCAGCAACCAGAACGGTGGCATTGCGGAAACCGTGGGCCTGAACCGCCTGATTACGGCTACCACGCTGGCCTCTTTTAACCACACCATCAACGAAAACTTCCGCGGCTCCCTGATTCTGGGCAATACGCTGGAGCAAAGCCGCGACGAAGCTGTGGACTACACCGGGCTGGTGTTCCAGAACCCCACGTTCATCAGCATCAACAACACCGTCAACCGCAATGCCCTGCAACGGGTGTCGGTGCGGCGGCTGGTGGGCAACTTTGCCCGCCTGAGCATGTCGCTGTATGACCAGGTGACGGTGGAGTTGCAGGGCCGCTACGACATGTCGTCGACGCTGCCACGCCCCGATGAAAACAAGGTGTTCGGCAAGGGCTTCGGCTATGGCTCGGCGGCAGTGGGCTATGAGTTTACCCGCACGCTGGGCATGGACCAGAGCAATATCCTGAACTACGGCAAAATCCGGGCGTCGGTGGCCGAAGTGGGCCGCGACACGGGCCCGTACCGCGTGCTTTCGCCGCTCACCACCAACACCTACATCGGAGGCGGCTTCCGCAACGACTTCTTCGGCTCTAACCCGATTCTGAAGCCCGAACGCACCCGCTCCTACGAAGCTGGCATCAACCTGCAGTTCCTCAAGAACCGTCTGGGTCTCGATTTCAACTACTACTTCTCGCGTACCAAGGACCAGCTGATTGCGCCTCGCGTGAGCCAGGCTACCGGCTTTATTCTGCAGTACATCAACGGCGGGGTGGTAACCAACGAGGGCCAGGAAGTGACGCTGAACGGTACCCCCATCAAGAATGCCGGCGGCTTCACCTGGGACATCCTGGCCAACTTCTACCACAACACCAACCGTACGGAGTCGCTGCCTTCGCCGCTGACGGTGGTGTTCCAGTCCGACGCCTTTATTACCAACGTGCACCAAGGCGGCGCGTTTGTGGGCCGGCCCATCACAGGCATCGGGGCTTACGACTTTCAGCGGGTTACGGACCCCAACAGCCCCGACTACGGCAAAATGCTGATTAACTCCACGACGGGCTACCCCATTCCGGGTACCACGTTCATCTACGCCGGCAACCGGGCACCGCGCTTCACCACGCAGCTCACCAACACGCTCACCTACAAAGCCGTGTCGCTGAGCTTCCTGCTCGACTTCCGCGTGGGTGGCCAGGTGATTAACGGTAACGACCTGTACTCGACGAGCACCGGCACTGGTGTCCGCACTGCAGACCGCTACAAGCAGGTCGTGTTTGATGGTGTAGTGGCCAACTCGGACGGTACCTATACCCAGAACACCCGCCCTGCTGAACTAACCCAGGGCTACTACCAGAACATTCTGGGCGCGGTGGGTACGCCGTTCATCGAGGACGCGTCGTGGAGCCGCCTGCGCTACGTAACGCTGAGCTACAACCTGCCTACTTCACTGCTCGACCGGACGCATTTCCTGAAAGGCGTGGAACTCAATGTGACGGGACGGAATTTGGTGTTGTTGACCAACTACAGCGGTGCCGATCCTGAAACTGCAGCAGCCGGCGCCGGCGTACGTGGCGGTGGCTCCAACGGCTTCGACTACGGCAACGTGCCCGCTACCCGCGGCGTGGATATGGGTCTGCGCGTGACCTTCTAG
- the nagB gene encoding glucosamine-6-phosphate deaminase: protein MSAISPPTARIPVRIFSDSEHASVAIARELADFIRHRTREGRLAVLGLATGSSPTRVYEELVRLHREEGLSFQNVVTFNLDEYFPMSPDSLQSYVRFMREYLFDHIDILPENVHIPDGTVPADQVAGFCRHYEEQIRAVGGIDWQLLGIGRTGHIGFNEPGSGAASRTRLITLDHITRTDAASDFYGEENVPRRAITMGVGTILEARNIVLLAWGEGKAAVVKRMVEGEPTDTVPATYLQHHPAVQVILDEAAAAELSPRKTPWLAGEVCNWHDAALVRKALTWLARRLEKPILKLTDEDYNENGLSGLLAESGQAYAINIRVFNELQHTITGWPGGKPDADDTYRPERAAPFPKRVLIFSPHPDDDVISMGGTLLRLVDQGHEVHVAYQTSGNIAVFDDEAIRFAEFVADYDGAFRFDDQPAETLYQRVADFLKNKQPGQVDSDEVQQIKGLIRRGEAKSACRYAGLDPDQQAHFQDLPFYETGRVRKKPLGDEDIRLTMELLNRIQPQQIYAAGDLSDPHGTHRVCLAAIMQAVQRLKAAGTPWLDDCWVWLYRGAWQEWDIDRIEMAVPLSPEELTRKRRAIFKHQSQKDRPLFPGADQREFWQRSEERNRTTARIYDQLGLPEYEGIEAFVRWKF from the coding sequence ATGTCTGCCATCAGCCCTCCCACTGCCCGCATTCCGGTCCGGATATTCTCCGATTCTGAGCACGCCTCCGTGGCAATTGCCCGCGAACTGGCCGATTTTATCCGGCACCGGACCCGCGAAGGACGCTTGGCGGTGCTGGGCCTGGCCACGGGCTCGTCGCCGACGCGTGTATATGAGGAGCTGGTGCGCCTGCACCGGGAAGAAGGGCTGAGTTTTCAGAATGTTGTGACGTTCAATCTGGATGAGTATTTTCCGATGTCGCCCGATTCGCTGCAGAGCTATGTGCGCTTCATGCGGGAGTACTTATTCGACCACATCGACATTCTGCCCGAGAACGTGCACATCCCCGACGGCACTGTGCCCGCCGACCAGGTAGCCGGTTTCTGCCGCCACTACGAGGAGCAGATTCGGGCGGTAGGCGGCATCGACTGGCAACTGCTGGGCATTGGACGCACGGGCCACATTGGCTTCAACGAGCCTGGCTCCGGCGCCGCCTCCCGCACCCGTCTCATCACCCTCGACCACATCACGCGCACCGATGCCGCCTCCGATTTTTATGGTGAGGAGAACGTGCCGCGCCGCGCCATTACGATGGGCGTAGGCACTATTCTGGAGGCCCGCAATATTGTGCTGCTGGCTTGGGGCGAAGGCAAAGCGGCGGTAGTAAAGCGCATGGTGGAGGGCGAGCCGACCGATACCGTACCGGCTACCTACCTACAGCACCACCCGGCCGTGCAGGTGATACTGGACGAAGCCGCCGCCGCCGAGCTGAGCCCGCGCAAAACGCCCTGGCTGGCTGGCGAAGTCTGCAACTGGCACGATGCAGCCCTGGTGCGCAAAGCCCTGACGTGGCTGGCCCGCCGCCTCGAAAAGCCTATTCTGAAGCTTACCGACGAAGACTATAACGAAAACGGTCTGTCTGGGCTGCTGGCCGAATCGGGCCAAGCGTATGCCATCAACATCCGCGTTTTCAACGAGTTGCAGCACACCATCACGGGCTGGCCCGGCGGCAAGCCCGACGCCGACGATACCTACCGCCCTGAGCGGGCCGCGCCCTTTCCCAAGCGGGTACTCATCTTCAGCCCACACCCCGACGACGACGTTATTTCGATGGGTGGCACGCTGCTCCGGCTGGTAGACCAGGGCCACGAAGTGCATGTGGCGTACCAGACGTCTGGCAACATTGCCGTGTTCGATGATGAAGCCATTCGGTTTGCTGAGTTCGTAGCCGATTATGACGGCGCGTTCCGCTTCGACGACCAGCCCGCCGAAACGCTCTACCAGCGCGTGGCCGACTTTTTGAAAAACAAGCAGCCAGGCCAAGTCGATTCCGATGAGGTGCAGCAGATAAAAGGTCTCATCCGACGCGGCGAAGCCAAAAGCGCCTGCCGCTATGCTGGCCTTGACCCCGACCAGCAAGCCCATTTCCAGGACCTACCGTTCTACGAAACCGGCCGCGTCCGCAAAAAGCCGCTCGGCGACGAAGATATTCGCCTGACGATGGAGCTACTGAACCGCATTCAGCCCCAACAGATTTATGCTGCCGGCGACCTTTCCGACCCGCACGGCACGCACCGGGTATGCTTGGCCGCCATCATGCAGGCCGTGCAGCGACTCAAAGCCGCCGGCACGCCCTGGCTCGATGACTGCTGGGTATGGCTCTACCGCGGGGCCTGGCAGGAGTGGGACATCGACCGGATTGAAATGGCCGTGCCACTCTCGCCCGAAGAACTTACGCGCAAGCGCCGGGCCATTTTCAAGCACCAGTCGCAGAAGGACCGGCCACTCTTCCCTGGGGCCGACCAGCGCGAGTTCTGGCAGCGCTCTGAGGAGCGTAACCGCACCACCGCCCGCATCTACGACCAGCTAGGGTTGCCGGAGTATGAAGGGATTGAGGCGTTTGTACGGTGGAAGTTCTGA